The Trichomycterus rosablanca isolate fTriRos1 chromosome 15, fTriRos1.hap1, whole genome shotgun sequence genome contains a region encoding:
- the LOC134329048 gene encoding histone H2B-like, with protein MPEPAKAAPKKGSKKTVPKTAGKGGKKRRKSRKESYAIYVYKVLKQVHPDTGISSKAMGIMNSFVNDIFERIAGESSRLAHYNKRSTITSREIQTAVRLLLPGELAKHAVSEGTKAVTKYTSSK; from the coding sequence atgccCGAACCAGCGAAGGCCGCGCCCAAGAAGGGCTCCAAGAAAACCGTCCCCAAGACCGCCGGCAAAGGAGGCAAGAAGCGCAGAAAGTCCAGGAAGGAGAGCTACGCTATCTACGTGTACAAGGTCCTGAAACAGGTCCACCCTGATACCGGGATCTCCTCCAAGGCTATGGGCATCATGAACTCCTTCGTCAACGACATTTTCGAGCGTATCGCTGGTGAGTCCTCTCGTCTGGCTCACTACAACAAGCGCTCCACCATTACCTCCAGGGAGATCCAGACCGCCGTGCGCCTGCTGCTTCCCGGTGAGCTGGCCAAGCACGCCGTGTCCGAGGGTACCAAGGCCGTCACCAAGTACACCAGCTCCAAGTAA